The Chryseolinea soli genome contains a region encoding:
- a CDS encoding 6-bladed beta-propeller, with the protein MKRRAFIQRASLASIATLTITTDLLARKAGPVYGQGNMKFTLDTQWSKADPLKNPVNDCHEMVQDASGNILLLTNETKNNIMVFNTSGKLLQTWGHEFPGGHGLTLAGDTLFITDTVKHQVYKASLKGELLLTIDPPQEDNLYPKAEQFVPTEVAVADNGDFYIADGYGAQYILHYDSTGKLKHYFGGRGEGDAKLDNAHGIVIDKRKGNPTLLVTDRTRNCFKRFSMEGELIEIIALPGACVCRPVIKGDHLFAAVLRSPDLGAEGTGFVTILDKNNKVISNIGGTPPVYADGKLQPMAQAEKLFVHPHDVCVDRDGNLYVAQWASGKVYPYKLNHAS; encoded by the coding sequence ATGAAACGAAGAGCCTTTATCCAACGCGCCAGCCTCGCCTCCATAGCAACGCTCACCATCACCACCGATCTGCTGGCCCGCAAAGCCGGCCCCGTCTATGGCCAAGGCAACATGAAGTTCACGCTGGACACCCAGTGGAGTAAAGCCGATCCGCTGAAAAATCCCGTGAACGATTGCCACGAAATGGTGCAGGACGCTTCCGGAAACATCCTGCTGCTCACCAACGAAACCAAAAACAACATCATGGTCTTCAACACCTCGGGCAAGCTCTTGCAAACCTGGGGACATGAATTCCCCGGCGGCCACGGCCTCACGCTCGCCGGCGACACCCTTTTCATCACCGACACCGTGAAGCACCAGGTCTACAAAGCCAGTCTGAAAGGAGAGCTGCTCCTCACCATCGACCCACCCCAGGAAGACAACCTTTATCCCAAAGCCGAACAATTCGTCCCCACCGAAGTGGCTGTTGCCGACAACGGCGACTTCTACATCGCCGACGGCTATGGCGCCCAATACATTTTACATTATGATTCCACAGGAAAACTGAAACACTATTTTGGCGGCAGGGGAGAAGGCGATGCTAAACTCGACAACGCCCACGGCATCGTGATCGACAAACGCAAAGGCAATCCCACGCTGTTAGTGACCGATCGCACGCGCAATTGTTTCAAACGGTTTTCGATGGAAGGAGAATTGATCGAGATCATTGCATTGCCTGGAGCTTGTGTATGTCGCCCCGTGATCAAAGGCGATCATCTCTTTGCCGCCGTACTTCGCTCACCCGACCTCGGCGCAGAGGGAACCGGCTTTGTCACGATCCTGGACAAGAACAACAAAGTGATCTCTAACATTGGGGGAACACCGCCCGTGTATGCGGATGGAAAATTGCAGCCCATGGCGCAAGCGGAAAAATTATTTGTCCATCCCCACGATGTATGTGTGGATAGAGATGGCAACTTGTATGTGGCACAGTGGGCGTCGGGAAAGGTGTATCCGTATAAGTTGAATCACGCATCATAG